The DNA sequence TCGAGACAGCGATAACAGAACATGGCGACCCAGCCGTCCACAGTTCCCGCGATCTCTATGGCGCCTGCTATACGACACAGTTCGAGCGACCACCGCACGCTCTCGCCCGGTTGAAATTCCATCTCGCAGGCGTCACGCAAATCCAGATTTGCGCTGCCATCGACTTTTTTACGGTCGCCTATCAGCCGGAGCGCGTTTGAAACATCGATCTTGAGGTCGGGGATTAAATACTGAACGCTATGCGGCGTCACAACTCCTCGCGCTCGTCGTACTCCTCCTCTAACGGTTCCTCGGCGTAGCCCCGAAGCTTTTCGCGCCAGGAGATAATGCGATTGAGTATCCCATCTGTAGAGTCCTTGACCTCGATGAGGGACGCTTCGAGCTCTCCAAAAATACGGTCGGCTACATCCTCGGCGTCATAGACTATCCGGCGTGATTCCTCCTCGGCCTCGTCTATCATGTGGTCTCGCTCGAGCTCGGCCTGTTTGATTATCTCGGTCTGTTGAACCATGTCATCGGCGCGCTTCTCCGCCCTGATGAGAAGTTCCTCCTCATTGCGCTGCGCCTCAGATATTATGCGGTCTTTTTCCCTTGAGACAAGGCGGGCCTGCTTGAGCTCGTTTGGCAAAGTCGCCCTGATGTCGTCCAACAGATCGTAAAACTCCGCCTCGTTGGCCCTGACCGATGAAGACAGGGGAACCCTCTTGGAGTTTGCGATGAAGTCCTCCAGTTTGTCCAGGCGAGCAAATATGTCCATTGCTTACTCCTTTTCCAGTGCGTCGGGGGTGGCGCCGCGCCCAACGAGCCTGGCTCGCAGACGCCGCTCCACAATTTCCGGCACGAGGCCTTTGATAGAGCCACCATATGAAATTACCTCTTTGAGCCCGCTCGAGCTCAAGTAAGTATACCCCGGACTCGCCATGACGAAAAATGTCTCGATGTTCTCGTCCATCTGCCTGTTGAGCTGCGCCATCTGAAACTCGAACTCAAAGTCGGACATAGCGCGAAGGCCTTTCACAATGCAACATGAGCCATGCTCGTGCGCAACATCTATGAGAAGTGAATCGAAAGCGATGACATCAATGTTCTTCACGCCGCCTATGCTCTCCTTCAACATCGCCACGCGCTCATCGGCGGTGAAGAGCGGACGCTTGGCGGGGTTCACGGCTACTGCTACAACAATCTTCTCAAAGTGCCGCGCGACCCGGACAATAACGTCCAGATGTCCGCATGTCACCGGATCAAAAGTGCCAGGGCAGATTGCTACGCTCAAGATTCTTCCCTTTTTTTCGGCCATCCCGTCTCACCGGGCTGTATATAGACACTATCGAATCGCCGTAGTCACGCCGCTCTTCCAGCA is a window from the Candidatus Anoxymicrobium japonicum genome containing:
- a CDS encoding pantetheine-phosphate adenylyltransferase encodes the protein MSVAICPGTFDPVTCGHLDVIVRVARHFEKIVVAVAVNPAKRPLFTADERVAMLKESIGGVKNIDVIAFDSLLIDVAHEHGSCCIVKGLRAMSDFEFEFQMAQLNRQMDENIETFFVMASPGYTYLSSSGLKEVISYGGSIKGLVPEIVERRLRARLVGRGATPDALEKE